One Myxococcus guangdongensis DNA segment encodes these proteins:
- a CDS encoding M48 family metallopeptidase, producing MATTSSASGVLRGYVLPALLLFALPVFGLWFTGYASNWFDERIRNAISQQVMLDRELDEVQRKEVLEAYSTFSAVDACMSTDEERAGFRASFGDGCTDAKQFGWAYRGTWGLVLLGLASALVALLCGLAAFISRPLQYLSFVVGWNLLRLASAVQVIGQGALAVWLSYWVTAVLTQRYSVKLIGAVGLMAAAAAFMVVVAIFRRPPMDFEVEAEVVEESKAPELWAHVRKLCQRLQTPPPDHLLAGIDANFFVTESDIRVGERTLKGRTLYVSLALLRLLERREAEAVLAHEMGHLLGGDTGHGKRLAPMLARFGQYLEALHEGGLTKPIYYFMLSYRGLFELSLGRSRRASELAADRLAASVTSGRDVAHSLVKVGAYANFRDRVEAALFNRDEQHQSVAIAQRVAHGFAEYAQSEALQGDLHGSVTPHPFDSHPPLSARLENVNVKLSPDDMGSMLVEPVTSSWAEAFEDADGIEARLWGAYESRFSKAHDVALAYRYAPSNDEEQAHVERYFPPVTFEAKEEGHEVRLTYAEVYCEEWAAPVHLNEVTTATTEDRMFKKYLDLLLNGTGATQGKVSICLNKMKDSEALLAAFGHYLGRHRASKDHQQSAERDAA from the coding sequence ATGGCCACGACCTCTTCCGCCTCCGGTGTCCTGCGCGGTTATGTATTGCCCGCGCTTCTGTTGTTCGCCCTTCCCGTGTTCGGCCTCTGGTTCACGGGATACGCCAGCAACTGGTTCGACGAGCGCATCCGCAACGCCATCTCGCAGCAGGTGATGCTGGACCGGGAACTCGACGAGGTCCAGCGCAAGGAGGTGCTGGAGGCGTACAGCACCTTCTCCGCGGTGGACGCGTGCATGAGCACGGACGAGGAGCGAGCGGGCTTCCGCGCCAGCTTCGGTGACGGGTGCACGGACGCGAAGCAGTTCGGCTGGGCGTACCGCGGGACGTGGGGCCTGGTGCTGTTGGGGCTCGCCTCCGCGTTGGTGGCCCTGTTGTGCGGGTTGGCGGCGTTCATCTCCCGGCCCCTCCAGTACCTGAGCTTCGTGGTGGGCTGGAACCTGTTGCGGCTCGCGAGCGCGGTCCAGGTCATCGGCCAGGGGGCGCTGGCGGTGTGGCTGTCGTACTGGGTGACGGCGGTGCTGACGCAGCGCTACTCGGTGAAGCTCATCGGCGCGGTGGGGCTGATGGCGGCGGCGGCGGCGTTCATGGTGGTGGTGGCCATCTTCCGTCGTCCGCCGATGGACTTCGAGGTGGAGGCGGAGGTCGTCGAGGAGTCGAAGGCGCCGGAGCTCTGGGCGCACGTGCGCAAGCTGTGTCAGCGGCTGCAGACGCCGCCGCCGGACCACCTGCTGGCGGGCATCGACGCGAACTTCTTCGTCACGGAGAGCGACATCCGCGTGGGAGAGCGGACGCTCAAGGGGCGCACGTTGTACGTGAGCCTGGCGCTGCTGCGGTTGTTGGAGCGGCGCGAGGCGGAGGCGGTGCTGGCGCACGAGATGGGGCACCTGCTGGGCGGCGACACGGGCCACGGCAAGCGGCTGGCGCCGATGCTGGCGCGGTTCGGCCAGTACCTGGAGGCGCTCCACGAGGGGGGGCTGACCAAGCCCATCTACTACTTCATGTTGTCCTACCGGGGCCTGTTCGAGCTGTCGTTGGGCCGCAGCCGGCGCGCGAGCGAGCTGGCGGCGGATCGGCTGGCGGCGAGCGTGACTTCGGGGCGGGACGTGGCGCACTCGTTGGTGAAGGTGGGCGCGTACGCCAACTTCCGGGACCGCGTGGAGGCGGCCTTGTTCAACCGCGACGAGCAGCACCAGAGCGTGGCGATCGCGCAGCGGGTGGCGCATGGCTTCGCCGAGTACGCGCAGTCGGAGGCGCTGCAGGGGGATTTGCACGGCTCGGTGACGCCGCATCCGTTCGACTCGCACCCGCCGCTGTCGGCGCGGTTGGAGAACGTGAATGTGAAGCTGTCGCCGGACGACATGGGGAGCATGCTCGTGGAGCCGGTGACGTCCTCGTGGGCGGAGGCGTTCGAGGACGCGGATGGCATCGAGGCGCGGTTGTGGGGGGCGTACGAGTCGCGCTTCTCGAAGGCGCACGACGTGGCGTTGGCCTACCGGTACGCGCCGTCCAACGACGAGGAGCAGGCGCACGTGGAGCGGTACTTCCCGCCGGTGACGTTCGAGGCGAAGGAGGAGGGCCACGAGGTCCGGCTGACCTACGCCGAGGTGTACTGCGAGGAGTGGGCGGCGCCGGTGCACCTGAACGAGGTGACGACGGCGACCACCGAGGACCGCATGTTCAAGAAGTACCTGGACCTG
- a CDS encoding nuclear transport factor 2 family protein encodes MESPVEVVKAYFDAWTTKDEAKLRGTLAPEVSFVGALGTAEGAEACVKGLVNGMWKVSPRMRVLHRFVDGPEVLTWFEIHPHDGAPTPVANWCHVEHGRITHIRVTFDPRSILEKR; translated from the coding sequence GTGGAGAGTCCCGTGGAGGTGGTGAAGGCGTACTTCGATGCCTGGACGACGAAGGACGAGGCGAAGCTGCGTGGGACGCTCGCCCCCGAGGTGAGCTTCGTCGGCGCGCTCGGCACGGCGGAGGGCGCGGAGGCCTGCGTGAAGGGGCTCGTCAACGGCATGTGGAAGGTGTCACCCCGCATGCGCGTGCTGCACCGCTTCGTGGATGGCCCGGAGGTGCTGACCTGGTTCGAGATTCATCCGCACGACGGCGCGCCCACGCCGGTGGCCAACTGGTGCCACGTCGAGCACGGACGCATCACCCACATCCGCGTCACGTTCGACCCGCGCTCGATTCTCGAGAAGCGTTGA
- a CDS encoding ubiquitin-conjugating enzyme E2 produces the protein MNVRHRRLVADQRMVQGCFGHHPYIRIREASGDPPERYRLEYRVRGLVMQNEQVVPKDEHLVEVFLTLGYPRQAPQCRMLTPVFHPNIAPHAICIGDHWSAGESLAALIVRIGELITFQSYNIKSPLNGAAARWAEEHMGELPIQRVDLFAALDDPRVPVPMADELVPFKAPG, from the coding sequence ATGAACGTGAGACATCGGCGACTGGTCGCGGACCAGCGCATGGTTCAGGGCTGCTTCGGTCACCATCCCTACATCCGGATACGAGAGGCCTCGGGAGATCCTCCCGAACGATACCGACTGGAGTACAGGGTGCGTGGCCTGGTCATGCAGAACGAGCAGGTGGTGCCCAAGGATGAGCATCTCGTGGAGGTGTTCCTCACGCTGGGCTATCCGCGCCAGGCGCCCCAGTGCCGCATGCTGACGCCCGTCTTCCACCCGAACATCGCCCCGCACGCCATCTGCATTGGAGACCACTGGAGCGCGGGTGAGTCGCTTGCGGCGCTCATCGTGCGCATCGGTGAACTCATCACCTTCCAGAGCTACAACATCAAGAGTCCGCTCAACGGGGCGGCGGCACGGTGGGCCGAGGAGCACATGGGAGAGTTGCCCATCCAGCGGGTCGACCTCTTCGCTGCACTGGATGACCCGCGAGTTCCCGTGCCGATGGCGGACGAGCTTGTCCCGTTCAAGGCACCGGGGTGA
- a CDS encoding trypsin-like peptidase domain-containing protein, translating to MSAPESERIRIELQEVERAVLPLPVRASLPLAAPSRGDPRRVDPLASGALALSLLGVPLAGCLLGPVAIFCGAVALSRLRGREGTRGFGLALAGLLVGVVELIAWTGGLGWALFMPSKVPRLAAPPVMLTSGALEVMSAPSHIRQALLANVRLTCEGPEGLLGSGVNVASRDGRTLLLTNRHVAECPQGAMPRVLFHDGEQVAGRVLWSGPVGLDLVVVEAHSGQSRVGEVMPLSARADARVGDDVFAVGNPLGFDGTYTTGVLSAVRRLPMGAIEGRVFQVQVAVNPGNSGGGLYSMDGVFLGINTWAMDRNHSEGLGFAISADTIAQALRDADAPIRELVRASSEEERSLP from the coding sequence ATGAGTGCCCCCGAGTCCGAGCGTATCCGCATCGAACTTCAGGAGGTGGAGCGCGCCGTCCTGCCGCTCCCCGTGCGTGCGTCCCTCCCGCTCGCGGCTCCGTCCCGTGGTGACCCCCGGCGAGTGGACCCGCTGGCGTCCGGAGCGCTGGCGTTGTCGCTCCTCGGGGTGCCGCTCGCGGGCTGTCTGCTGGGACCCGTAGCCATCTTCTGCGGGGCGGTGGCGCTGTCTCGGCTGCGCGGTCGTGAAGGGACGCGTGGCTTCGGACTCGCGTTGGCGGGGCTCCTGGTGGGGGTCGTCGAACTCATCGCGTGGACGGGAGGACTGGGGTGGGCGCTCTTCATGCCGTCGAAGGTCCCCCGGCTCGCGGCTCCGCCCGTCATGCTCACGTCTGGCGCGTTGGAGGTCATGTCGGCCCCCTCGCACATCCGACAGGCCCTGCTCGCCAACGTGCGCCTGACGTGCGAGGGCCCGGAGGGTCTGCTCGGCTCGGGGGTGAATGTGGCGAGTCGGGATGGGCGGACGCTGCTGTTGACCAATCGCCACGTCGCCGAGTGCCCCCAGGGGGCGATGCCTCGGGTACTCTTCCACGATGGAGAGCAGGTTGCGGGGCGCGTGCTCTGGAGTGGCCCGGTGGGGCTGGACCTGGTCGTGGTGGAGGCGCACTCGGGACAGTCCCGCGTGGGCGAAGTCATGCCGCTGAGTGCGCGGGCGGACGCGCGGGTGGGGGACGACGTGTTCGCGGTGGGCAACCCGCTGGGCTTCGACGGCACGTACACCACGGGCGTGCTCTCCGCGGTGCGACGCCTTCCCATGGGCGCTATCGAGGGACGCGTCTTCCAGGTCCAGGTGGCCGTCAATCCTGGCAACAGTGGCGGGGGGCTGTACTCCATGGACGGAGTGTTCCTGGGCATCAACACCTGGGCCATGGATCGCAACCACTCGGAGGGGTTGGGGTTCGCCATCAGCGCGGACACCATTGCCCAGGCGCTGCGCGACGCGGATGCTCCCATTCGGGAGCTCGTGCGAGCATCCTCCGAAGAGGAGAGGAGTCTCCCATGA
- a CDS encoding RING finger protein: MSALEPRPTAAYVGHTCGICQTDIATDEQVGTCPACEAPFHAECWAENGGCAQYGCLHMPSSGPREPPALGHAYWGQEEKACTECGQQIKVAALRCRHCGAVFASDQPMTAAEVETQEQVEARRAAVGTTALWLFIAGLVPCTAPLALVVGGVWFLRNRAAIRRLPSQRRVMAWLGLGVAAAATLLFVVVGLFFGAET; the protein is encoded by the coding sequence ATGTCCGCGCTCGAGCCCCGACCCACGGCCGCCTACGTGGGCCACACCTGCGGCATCTGCCAGACGGACATCGCGACCGACGAGCAGGTGGGCACCTGCCCCGCCTGCGAGGCGCCGTTCCATGCCGAGTGCTGGGCGGAGAATGGCGGCTGCGCGCAGTATGGCTGCCTCCACATGCCCTCCTCCGGCCCCAGAGAGCCGCCGGCGCTCGGTCATGCCTACTGGGGGCAGGAGGAGAAGGCGTGCACGGAGTGCGGGCAGCAGATCAAGGTCGCGGCCCTGCGCTGCCGCCACTGTGGCGCCGTGTTCGCCTCGGACCAGCCGATGACGGCCGCCGAGGTGGAGACCCAGGAGCAGGTGGAGGCGCGCCGCGCGGCGGTGGGGACCACGGCCCTCTGGCTGTTCATCGCGGGGCTGGTACCCTGCACCGCGCCGCTGGCGCTGGTGGTAGGCGGGGTCTGGTTCCTGCGCAACCGCGCGGCGATTCGCCGGCTGCCATCCCAGCGCCGGGTCATGGCCTGGCTCGGACTTGGCGTGGCGGCGGCGGCCACGCTCCTGTTCGTGGTTGTCGGGCTCTTCTTCGGTGCGGAGACATGA
- a CDS encoding FHA domain-containing protein, protein MAGMADKIVIAPEELASSEVDEALARQLSFGMAPAPERVEERPTGFFYRAYVALSLAGLLGGLSGWAVLEPFVTEGVEFASVVELVSPGYHTPSGQQLTLVRIGMVQVWVSPWSTRVERDGEVVAVETLATGQVVRVKGRVIGEGAERSVSAYEVIQLPEGSRDARLGVNLPEAERRATMTRLLVFAVIAAFIGLFIGAADGLLSRAFHRAAVCGAVGMGMGLVVGLMVTLPAEVAYGLGARLVEGMGEPNEQGMTTAQLLVQMSVRGLAWALAGAAMGLGQGVALRSSKLLVNGLVGGMVGALIGGLLFDPINVLFDTGGEAWLSRGVGFGVIGFVTGLMTGLVELAAREAWIKMLTGPLAGKEFVLFKSPTTVGSSPKSDVYLFKDPEVEPSHALIHALGEGYELEDRDSPTGTYVNGRRVSRERLVSGDQVRIGKTVFVLRLKED, encoded by the coding sequence ATGGCGGGTATGGCGGACAAGATTGTCATCGCGCCCGAAGAGCTGGCCTCGTCCGAGGTGGACGAGGCGCTCGCACGGCAACTGTCGTTTGGCATGGCGCCGGCTCCCGAGCGCGTGGAGGAGCGGCCCACGGGCTTCTTCTATCGCGCCTATGTCGCGCTCTCGCTGGCGGGCCTGTTGGGAGGGCTTTCCGGCTGGGCCGTGCTCGAGCCCTTCGTCACGGAGGGGGTGGAGTTCGCAAGCGTGGTGGAGCTGGTGAGCCCGGGCTACCACACGCCGTCCGGCCAGCAGCTCACCCTGGTGCGCATCGGGATGGTTCAGGTGTGGGTGAGCCCCTGGTCGACCCGAGTCGAGCGGGACGGCGAGGTGGTGGCGGTGGAGACGCTGGCCACCGGGCAGGTGGTTCGCGTGAAGGGGCGTGTGATTGGCGAGGGCGCGGAGCGCTCAGTCTCCGCCTATGAGGTCATCCAACTGCCCGAGGGGAGTCGGGACGCCCGGTTGGGCGTGAACCTGCCCGAGGCGGAGCGACGTGCCACGATGACGAGGCTCCTCGTGTTCGCCGTCATCGCCGCGTTCATCGGGTTGTTCATCGGTGCCGCGGATGGCCTCTTGTCACGGGCCTTTCATCGGGCCGCCGTGTGTGGCGCGGTGGGGATGGGGATGGGGTTGGTCGTGGGGCTGATGGTCACGCTCCCCGCGGAGGTGGCCTATGGACTGGGGGCCCGGCTGGTGGAGGGGATGGGTGAGCCGAACGAGCAGGGGATGACCACGGCGCAGCTCCTGGTGCAGATGTCCGTGAGAGGCCTGGCCTGGGCCTTGGCGGGAGCCGCGATGGGGCTCGGCCAAGGAGTGGCCCTGCGCTCCTCCAAGCTGCTCGTCAACGGCCTTGTGGGAGGGATGGTCGGGGCGCTGATAGGCGGCCTGCTATTCGACCCCATCAACGTGCTGTTCGACACGGGAGGGGAGGCTTGGCTGAGCCGGGGCGTGGGCTTCGGCGTCATCGGGTTTGTGACGGGGTTGATGACGGGTCTGGTGGAGCTGGCGGCGCGCGAGGCGTGGATCAAGATGCTCACCGGGCCGCTCGCGGGGAAGGAGTTCGTGCTCTTCAAGAGCCCCACCACCGTGGGCAGCTCGCCCAAGAGCGACGTGTACCTCTTCAAGGACCCGGAAGTGGAGCCCTCCCATGCCCTCATCCATGCGTTGGGCGAGGGCTATGAACTGGAGGACCGCGACAGCCCCACGGGGACGTATGTGAATGGCAGGCGGGTGTCGCGCGAGCGACTGGTGTCGGGCGACCAGGTGCGCATCGGCAAGACGGTCTTCGTGTTGCGACTGAAGGAAGACTGA
- a CDS encoding Mov34/MPN/PAD-1 family protein: MSQGAQAEKQQPTSGGFPGGEVTPGPGELRIAMEKQPYAQIIGHAVLEPDVEVCGVLVGRVLEDARGPYLSITHIIRGEAARQQGAQVTFTHDTWNHIHREMDAKHPDAQIVGWYHTHGGFGIFLSEMDTFIHRNFFSQPHQVAYVYDPLAGTEGFFHGLSGELRQARRYWLGGRERKPLGAAVESSTGGGEGGDLAAAVSALGRAATALQASTHRRPPEGFPLWMLAVVAAGALALGYGYLGNVIAPGLSAEGRRRSQHMLLLEQDPATGVALGLEVVQLAPERDTVLRDRNGELYVGVPLRDVQGRAVPLLELLAGGRSAGSTVAAPSPPPEIPPDAKAAARGSPSRTHVLVLVGGVVLALVAVAATVLFARRRRRATKTAKG, from the coding sequence ATGAGCCAAGGCGCGCAGGCGGAGAAGCAGCAGCCGACGTCGGGGGGCTTTCCCGGAGGGGAGGTCACACCCGGACCGGGCGAGCTGCGCATCGCGATGGAGAAGCAACCGTATGCGCAGATCATCGGCCACGCCGTGCTGGAGCCGGATGTGGAGGTCTGCGGCGTGCTGGTGGGCCGCGTGCTCGAGGATGCGCGGGGCCCCTACCTGAGCATCACCCACATCATTCGAGGGGAGGCCGCCAGACAGCAGGGCGCCCAGGTCACCTTCACCCACGACACGTGGAATCACATCCACCGCGAGATGGATGCGAAGCACCCCGACGCGCAGATTGTCGGCTGGTACCACACGCACGGGGGGTTCGGCATCTTCCTCTCGGAGATGGACACGTTCATCCATCGCAACTTCTTCTCGCAGCCGCATCAGGTCGCCTACGTGTACGACCCGCTTGCGGGTACCGAGGGTTTCTTCCATGGCCTGTCTGGAGAGCTGCGGCAGGCACGGCGCTATTGGCTGGGCGGGCGAGAGCGCAAGCCGCTGGGCGCCGCCGTGGAGTCGTCCACCGGCGGTGGGGAGGGCGGGGACCTGGCGGCCGCCGTGAGCGCGTTGGGGCGGGCCGCGACGGCGCTCCAAGCCTCCACGCACAGGCGTCCCCCGGAGGGGTTTCCCCTCTGGATGCTCGCGGTCGTCGCCGCGGGCGCCCTCGCGTTGGGCTACGGCTACCTGGGAAATGTCATCGCGCCAGGACTCTCCGCCGAGGGACGCCGACGCTCGCAGCACATGCTCCTGCTCGAGCAGGACCCGGCGACAGGGGTCGCGCTGGGGCTGGAGGTCGTCCAGCTCGCGCCTGAGCGCGACACGGTCCTGAGGGATCGCAACGGGGAGCTCTACGTGGGGGTCCCGCTCCGGGACGTCCAGGGCCGGGCGGTTCCGCTGCTCGAACTGCTGGCGGGCGGGCGGAGCGCAGGCAGCACGGTGGCCGCGCCCAGCCCCCCGCCGGAGATACCTCCCGATGCGAAGGCGGCCGCGCGAGGCTCGCCGTCCCGGACGCACGTGCTCGTGTTGGTGGGAGGCGTGGTGCTGGCGCTCGTGGCCGTCGCGGCGACAGTGCTCTTCGCGCGGCGGCGCCGCCGCGCCACGAAGACGGCCAAAGGCTGA
- a CDS encoding ThiF family adenylyltransferase: MNEGRFSRFELIDWWDQPRLSRARVLVAGAGALGNEVLKNLSLLGVGQVVVVDMDVVETSNLSRSPLFRPSDAGRAKVDAVADGARAIHPDLRVRPLRANVVHDLGLGLFRWADVVVGALDNREARLTLNRACYRVGRAWIDGAIEVLSGVARVFTPPEGPCYECTMSEQDWRLLERRRSCSLLNRQLEEQGKVPTTPTTASVIAAIQCQEAVKLLHGQPTLAGSGFVFDGLTHQSYVTRYQRNPECLSHDPLQAIEPVARSTLDVRAREALGWARAALGSAAVLEFGRELLHGLECPGCGREERVFRSLSQVTEAEGVCPACGARRSPRLFHGLRGDEDFLDLTLAQLGVPAWDVVVGRVGERVVGFELCGDRARVLGELDEEGV; the protein is encoded by the coding sequence GTGAATGAGGGGCGCTTCAGTCGCTTCGAGCTGATTGACTGGTGGGACCAGCCGCGGCTCTCCCGCGCGCGGGTGCTGGTGGCAGGCGCCGGGGCGCTGGGCAACGAGGTGCTCAAGAACCTGTCGCTCCTGGGCGTGGGGCAGGTGGTGGTGGTGGACATGGACGTCGTGGAGACCTCCAACCTCTCCCGCTCGCCGCTGTTCCGTCCCTCCGACGCGGGGAGGGCGAAGGTGGACGCGGTGGCGGACGGAGCGCGCGCCATTCATCCGGACCTCCGGGTCCGCCCCCTTCGCGCCAACGTGGTGCACGACCTGGGGCTCGGGCTCTTCCGCTGGGCGGACGTGGTGGTCGGCGCATTGGACAACCGTGAAGCGCGCCTGACCCTCAACCGCGCCTGCTACCGGGTGGGCCGGGCCTGGATTGATGGTGCCATCGAGGTGCTCTCCGGTGTCGCCCGCGTGTTCACCCCACCGGAAGGGCCCTGCTACGAGTGCACGATGAGCGAGCAGGACTGGCGGCTGCTCGAGCGACGTCGCTCGTGCAGCTTGCTCAATCGGCAGCTCGAGGAGCAGGGCAAGGTGCCAACCACGCCGACCACGGCCTCGGTCATCGCCGCCATCCAGTGCCAGGAGGCGGTAAAGCTGCTTCACGGCCAGCCCACGCTCGCGGGCTCGGGGTTCGTCTTCGACGGCCTGACACACCAGTCGTACGTCACCCGCTACCAGCGCAATCCCGAGTGTCTGAGCCACGACCCGCTCCAGGCGATCGAGCCGGTGGCGCGCTCGACCCTGGACGTGCGCGCCCGAGAGGCGCTCGGGTGGGCTCGGGCGGCGCTCGGCTCCGCAGCGGTGCTCGAGTTTGGCCGCGAGCTGCTCCACGGGCTCGAGTGCCCGGGCTGCGGCCGTGAGGAGCGCGTGTTCCGGTCGCTCTCACAGGTGACGGAGGCGGAGGGCGTGTGCCCGGCCTGTGGGGCGCGCCGCTCACCCCGGCTCTTCCACGGGCTGCGTGGCGACGAGGACTTCCTGGACCTCACCTTGGCGCAACTGGGTGTACCGGCGTGGGACGTGGTGGTGGGCCGCGTGGGGGAGCGCGTGGTGGGGTTCGAGCTGTGTGGTGACCGGGCGCGCGTGCTCGGCGAGCTGGACGAGGAGGGCGTATGA
- a CDS encoding EsaB/YukD family protein: MGMMTVEVWDATGAKRQQVELPDDAPVNRVLVVLVEKMHLPRHSPDGQPMSYKFHHKASGTQLLDTQSLADAKVQPGDVLRLQPEITAGARVS; this comes from the coding sequence ATGGGAATGATGACGGTCGAGGTCTGGGACGCGACGGGCGCCAAGCGACAGCAGGTCGAACTGCCCGACGACGCGCCAGTGAATCGCGTGCTGGTGGTGCTGGTCGAGAAGATGCACCTTCCGCGGCACAGCCCGGACGGCCAGCCCATGAGCTACAAGTTCCACCACAAGGCCAGTGGCACGCAGCTGCTGGACACGCAGTCGCTCGCGGACGCGAAGGTCCAGCCTGGGGACGTGCTGCGGCTCCAGCCGGAGATCACCGCCGGGGCGCGTGTCTCGTGA
- a CDS encoding S1C family serine protease — protein MSESVELRCLRCGAPDAGNVARCVCGASLRVDVVLRDAVADERARFALARAIAQLGPPAPSFTEARSLLARAGAPLAHGVFRAFAEKLLTVLRAQGARADLRPFVEVAVIAEAPSNGGRRALLGLLLLAAVGLGVWAARSPRFAQTRSEVLALASGEAPQGEKAAGPVALSTAEISRRAGPSTLTLRCGNKTGSGFFVDPELVLTNEHVVCPPGKMMTAVLADGRELLGETVATDVDLDLATVRVVGAKAAPLPLGDVTRLEPGDPLVFIGSPKGLDFTVHEGKVGYVGRQYLGTGYVQFNASVNPGNSGGPLLNGQGEVVGVVSMKIENSDGLGLALPIAYASKLFPVPTTPESTERWKQLLERVARDESREVQRFQVDTEQQVLLSVQRVDGLGLVVLVLERFDSPPTALKRRMELEAEGKTCTLDLEFEDWRPLSQSLAAQEDSRRLRWFLSKGLTRGIHIGGARLPVETCVLPATGTASLKAGQGSGEDLERLEVSLKDVRDARETWNRNPAGIQRWERERFKQRLVGTQSRDEEERWRTSFGKARARVARFEEERTRLRQDEASGKPVARRQQEVEAELKLASQQLSELERYATEKNVPAEWRR, from the coding sequence ATGTCGGAGTCTGTCGAGCTGAGGTGCCTCCGGTGTGGTGCGCCGGATGCGGGGAACGTGGCGCGGTGTGTGTGCGGCGCCAGCCTCCGGGTCGATGTGGTGCTGCGGGACGCGGTGGCGGATGAGCGGGCACGCTTCGCGCTGGCCCGTGCCATCGCTCAACTGGGCCCGCCCGCTCCCTCGTTCACCGAAGCCCGAAGCCTGCTCGCCAGGGCCGGCGCGCCCCTGGCCCACGGTGTCTTTCGCGCCTTCGCGGAGAAGCTCCTGACGGTGCTCCGCGCCCAGGGCGCCCGCGCGGACCTTCGCCCCTTCGTGGAGGTGGCGGTCATCGCCGAGGCGCCCTCGAATGGGGGCCGTCGCGCGCTCCTCGGGCTGCTGCTCCTGGCCGCCGTGGGGTTGGGCGTCTGGGCGGCCCGGTCTCCGCGCTTCGCGCAGACGCGCTCGGAGGTCCTCGCCCTCGCCTCGGGTGAGGCGCCTCAGGGTGAGAAGGCCGCGGGGCCCGTGGCCCTCTCCACCGCGGAGATCTCCCGCCGCGCGGGGCCGAGCACGTTGACGCTGCGGTGCGGGAACAAGACGGGCTCCGGCTTCTTCGTGGACCCGGAGCTGGTGCTGACCAACGAGCACGTGGTGTGCCCTCCGGGCAAGATGATGACGGCGGTGCTCGCGGATGGACGCGAGCTGCTCGGCGAGACGGTGGCCACCGACGTGGACCTGGACCTCGCCACCGTTCGCGTCGTGGGCGCGAAGGCCGCGCCGCTGCCGTTGGGCGACGTCACGCGCCTGGAGCCTGGAGACCCGCTCGTCTTCATCGGCAGCCCCAAGGGGCTGGACTTCACCGTGCACGAGGGGAAGGTGGGCTACGTGGGCCGCCAGTACCTGGGGACGGGCTACGTGCAGTTCAACGCCTCGGTGAACCCCGGCAACAGTGGCGGGCCGCTGTTGAATGGCCAGGGTGAAGTGGTGGGCGTCGTCTCGATGAAGATCGAGAACTCGGATGGCCTGGGGTTGGCGCTGCCCATCGCCTACGCGAGCAAGCTCTTCCCCGTGCCCACCACGCCCGAGTCCACGGAGCGCTGGAAGCAGCTGCTCGAGCGTGTGGCTCGCGACGAGTCGCGCGAGGTGCAGCGCTTCCAGGTGGACACCGAGCAGCAGGTGCTCCTCTCGGTGCAGCGGGTCGACGGACTGGGGCTCGTGGTGCTGGTCCTCGAGCGGTTCGATTCGCCACCCACGGCGCTCAAGCGCCGCATGGAGCTGGAGGCGGAGGGGAAGACGTGCACGCTGGACCTGGAGTTCGAGGACTGGCGGCCGCTGAGCCAGTCCCTGGCGGCGCAGGAGGACTCGCGGCGGCTGCGCTGGTTCCTCTCGAAGGGGCTCACCCGGGGCATCCACATCGGAGGCGCGCGACTGCCCGTGGAGACCTGCGTGCTGCCGGCGACGGGCACGGCGTCGCTGAAGGCGGGGCAGGGGAGTGGTGAGGACCTGGAGCGCCTCGAGGTGTCACTCAAGGACGTGCGCGACGCCCGGGAGACGTGGAACCGGAACCCCGCGGGCATCCAGCGCTGGGAGCGCGAGCGCTTCAAGCAGCGCCTCGTGGGGACGCAGTCGCGCGACGAGGAGGAGCGGTGGCGCACGTCCTTCGGCAAGGCCCGGGCGCGTGTCGCCCGCTTCGAGGAGGAGCGCACGCGCCTGCGTCAGGACGAGGCTTCGGGCAAGCCCGTGGCGCGGCGCCAGCAAGAGGTGGAGGCGGAGCTGAAGCTGGCGAGCCAGCAGCTCTCCGAGCTCGAGCGCTACGCCACCGAGAAGAACGTGCCCGCGGAGTGGCGGAGGTAA